One genomic window of Mucilaginibacter sp. SJ includes the following:
- a CDS encoding TauD/TfdA family dioxygenase, producing the protein MEKITIPGVANAIELGSLVTIQMPSNELPLTIHAAPGVNCMEWAAEYNDELNQLLISFGALLLRGFKIEGAPVFNQLFSLICGAPMEYKNRTSPREQVHDNIYTSTSHPNDQYIQMHTENSYSQVYNRIIAFYCLVPAAQGGETPIADERKLLKRLQPETVRKFRERKIKYLRNSIPGIGLDWKTIYQTDDKEVVSKHLNAVGAEYIWADDDHLRVKWILPAFQKHPLTGEEMWFNHMYFGLKSHYDPILLEYFQEDDLPFATYYGDGSEIEASVVQEFKDFYNENSIVFKWETNDFLLLDNMMFSHGRKPFKGNRTILTAMAQPFTISA; encoded by the coding sequence ATGGAGAAAATAACAATCCCGGGCGTAGCAAATGCTATTGAATTGGGTAGTCTGGTGACGATTCAAATGCCTTCAAATGAACTCCCGTTAACAATACATGCAGCACCAGGTGTAAATTGTATGGAATGGGCAGCAGAGTATAACGATGAACTTAATCAATTACTCATAAGTTTCGGCGCTTTACTTTTGAGGGGATTTAAAATAGAAGGAGCCCCGGTATTTAATCAGTTGTTCTCTCTTATTTGCGGTGCTCCAATGGAATATAAAAACAGGACGTCGCCAAGGGAACAGGTTCACGATAATATTTACACCTCAACTTCTCATCCAAATGATCAATACATTCAGATGCATACTGAAAATTCCTATTCACAAGTATATAACAGGATCATAGCGTTTTATTGCCTTGTTCCTGCTGCTCAGGGGGGGGAAACGCCAATAGCAGATGAAAGAAAGCTATTAAAGAGGCTGCAGCCGGAAACTGTTCGGAAATTTCGTGAAAGGAAAATAAAGTATTTGAGAAATAGTATTCCAGGAATCGGATTAGATTGGAAAACAATTTATCAAACAGATGATAAAGAGGTTGTAAGTAAACACCTTAATGCTGTTGGGGCGGAATATATTTGGGCAGATGATGATCATTTAAGAGTAAAATGGATTCTGCCAGCGTTCCAGAAACATCCACTGACAGGAGAAGAGATGTGGTTTAACCATATGTACTTTGGTCTTAAATCTCATTATGACCCGATACTACTTGAATATTTCCAGGAAGATGATCTTCCTTTTGCTACTTATTATGGAGATGGAAGTGAAATTGAGGCTTCCGTAGTTCAAGAGTTTAAAGATTTTTATAATGAAAACTCAATTGTTTTTAAGTGGGAAACGAATGATTTTTTACTGTTAGATAATATGATGTTTTCCCACGGAAGGAAACCTTTCAAAGGAAACAGGACAATTTTGACGGCGATGGCACAGCCATTTACCATTTCAGCGTAG
- a CDS encoding non-ribosomal peptide synthetase translates to MYTQKGLKKILDSYNDNIAIEENGQVMTYAELLEKSEKVSAFLVNSGFGEKARVGICADNVMDMVICILGTLRARCIFIPVDASLPDKRFSLIIKKSAPDVIISSGGANIDQKIASIQLIRLVSILKSPVEKYQDRYIDYQENDDLYIYFTSGSTGEPKGIVGKNSSLWHFIEWEINTFMIEPGKRFSQLISPYFDAFLRDIFVPLMSGGTICVPPREEGLFVPEKLIWWIDKEEINFIHCVPSVFRIFNNKNISPENYRALNYILLSGERIVPSELTNWYNTFNARIQLVNLYGATEATMISSYYNIEPQDTLKAKIPIGKPISDVELVILDKNQRPCKQLIAGELFIVSNYLSNGYLDDTLLMEEKFIKLYGKNGEQLAFKTGDSARILADGNIDLLGREDRLIKLRGIRIELDEIERILRKCQLVENAVVIYDKNSDCLSAFVKFVMDCVPPDEFIGQVEKYLADYLPAYMIPSKINVIDSIPLLNTGKIDYNLLLKRNENVSNLVAPANETEKKVFALWKEILNAGKISTDKNFQAAGGNSLNMMRLMSRIFFEFNVRISLAELFTNLTIQKQALLIQLKLGEIIESGIEQNTASEENISLKEDIEKAQHRPYYTLPPSQKRLYFLNKLDSESLAYNLPLAVELEGALDKNKVEEIFRKLICRQESLRTSFLQIDEQPVQIIQQEVQFSMEYYEYVGPDDILKKFVRSFDLQQAPLMRAGLVKLSDRSHLLMIDVHHIISDGMSQGILIKDFLALYNDEKLPVMHLQYKDYSEWQLGKEQQHRMSAHREFWEKEFSEGTNVLDLPMDYPRPTEKSYQGNNKPFKLDREETAALRLLCDESGATLFMTILAILNVLLSRLSTQKDITIGTPVAGRYNANLERIMGVFVNILAIRNEVKEDLGFEDFLLNVKEKTLSCFENQLYPYEELVSVLQLPRDTSRNPLFDVMFTLQNFEQNELSIPGLKLKPHYYDHSISKFDLSLIAMEYEGELHLNFEYCTALFNSKTIDSFISYFKRIVAAVIKDATIKLSQVDILSSDERDELLYGLNDTESAYPSSMTIMELFEDQVERTPGNIAVRIGRDVLTYKELKEKSDRIAYYLQNSKGVKTGDLVGLLLDRESELLPSIFGILKSGAVYVPLSPAYPSARIKSIISDSGLKVLISRGEYFDRLSIEMEAGFLNLDSELSIINEEESPKLKNGATGSDVGYIIYTSGSTGTPKGVMIEHHSIVNRLLWMQKEYELTEDDVLLQKTPLVFDVSIWELFWWSFTGASVCLLGPEEEKDAEKIISCIEENGVTRVHFVPSMLGAFMEMEEREKVRRLGTLQTVFASGEALSPDHVNRFGKTMHGIYGTRLVNLYGPTEATVDVSYHEVDFSQANEIIPIGKPIDNLRLYIVDEHMQLKPKGVAGELCIGGVGLARGYLNNAELTNAKFVNVIHASAERVYKTGDLARYLPDGSIAFLGRLDDQIKIRGYRIEPGEIETQIRTHNEIETAIVQLKDINGEQCLVAYYISATVLKNSDLRHYLSAKLPYYMIPAYFVHIKSLPLTTNGKLDRKELPPVVNNWQESDQKPSNITEELLVNIWSEVLQMDKETIGVDRNFFELGGHSLKVIQIVDHIRKEFSVALKIVDLFSNPTILQQAKLIEMEQWLTEDKINIVKTEKNTITI, encoded by the coding sequence ATGTATACACAAAAAGGGCTGAAAAAGATTCTTGATAGCTATAACGATAATATTGCGATTGAGGAAAATGGCCAGGTGATGACCTATGCTGAGTTACTTGAAAAATCTGAGAAAGTTTCGGCATTTTTAGTTAATAGCGGGTTCGGAGAAAAAGCAAGGGTTGGTATTTGTGCCGATAATGTTATGGATATGGTGATATGTATCCTTGGCACATTGCGGGCCCGGTGCATTTTCATCCCAGTTGATGCATCTCTGCCCGATAAGCGTTTTTCATTGATCATTAAAAAATCAGCGCCGGATGTAATTATCTCGTCCGGAGGTGCAAATATCGACCAAAAAATTGCCTCGATACAATTAATAAGACTTGTCAGCATTTTAAAATCTCCGGTTGAAAAATATCAGGACCGATATATAGATTACCAGGAAAATGATGATTTGTATATATATTTTACCTCGGGATCTACAGGCGAACCTAAAGGGATTGTAGGGAAAAATAGTAGTTTATGGCATTTTATTGAGTGGGAGATAAACACCTTTATGATTGAACCTGGAAAAAGATTCAGTCAGTTAATATCACCCTATTTTGACGCATTTTTAAGAGATATTTTTGTGCCGCTGATGAGCGGGGGCACCATTTGTGTTCCTCCCCGTGAAGAAGGTCTTTTCGTGCCGGAAAAGTTGATCTGGTGGATAGATAAGGAGGAAATAAACTTTATACATTGTGTACCCAGTGTATTTCGAATATTTAACAACAAAAATATATCACCCGAAAATTATCGTGCCTTGAACTACATATTGCTTTCAGGTGAAAGAATTGTCCCTTCTGAATTAACCAATTGGTATAACACATTTAATGCTCGTATTCAGTTAGTTAATCTTTACGGAGCTACAGAGGCAACGATGATCAGTTCCTATTACAACATCGAACCGCAAGATACTTTAAAGGCAAAAATACCCATAGGCAAACCTATCTCTGATGTTGAATTGGTTATACTGGATAAAAACCAAAGACCTTGTAAACAACTTATTGCCGGCGAACTTTTTATTGTTTCCAACTATTTATCAAACGGGTATCTTGATGATACTTTACTTATGGAAGAAAAGTTCATTAAGCTTTACGGAAAGAATGGAGAACAGTTGGCGTTTAAAACAGGAGATAGTGCGAGGATTCTGGCAGATGGTAATATTGATTTATTAGGCAGGGAAGATCGGTTAATAAAACTTAGAGGGATAAGAATTGAACTTGACGAAATAGAACGGATTTTGCGAAAATGTCAGTTGGTTGAAAATGCTGTAGTGATATATGATAAAAATTCGGATTGTTTAAGTGCTTTTGTAAAGTTTGTTATGGACTGTGTGCCGCCTGATGAATTTATCGGGCAAGTTGAAAAATATTTGGCTGATTACTTGCCTGCATACATGATCCCTTCCAAAATCAATGTCATCGATTCAATCCCGCTTCTTAATACAGGCAAGATCGATTACAACTTATTATTGAAGAGAAATGAAAACGTTTCAAATCTGGTAGCGCCTGCTAATGAAACAGAAAAAAAAGTTTTTGCTCTTTGGAAGGAGATATTAAACGCGGGCAAGATCTCAACAGATAAGAATTTTCAAGCAGCAGGCGGGAATTCCTTAAATATGATGAGACTCATGTCGAGGATATTTTTTGAATTTAATGTTAGAATAAGCCTCGCAGAACTTTTTACAAACCTCACCATTCAAAAGCAGGCGCTGTTAATCCAACTAAAACTTGGAGAGATAATTGAATCCGGCATAGAACAAAATACGGCTTCGGAAGAAAACATTTCTTTAAAGGAGGATATAGAGAAAGCACAGCATCGACCATACTATACATTACCCCCTTCACAGAAACGGTTGTATTTCTTAAATAAACTTGATAGCGAATCATTAGCTTATAATCTTCCCCTGGCGGTAGAGCTTGAAGGAGCCTTGGATAAAAATAAGGTAGAGGAAATATTCAGAAAGTTAATTTGCCGTCAAGAGAGCTTACGGACTTCATTTCTGCAAATTGATGAACAGCCCGTTCAGATCATACAGCAGGAGGTCCAGTTTTCTATGGAATATTATGAATACGTTGGGCCAGACGATATATTGAAAAAATTTGTTCGTTCGTTTGATCTTCAACAGGCACCGCTCATGAGGGCAGGTCTGGTTAAATTATCTGACCGATCTCATTTATTGATGATAGATGTTCATCATATTATTAGCGATGGCATGTCACAGGGGATTTTGATCAAAGATTTCCTGGCTTTGTATAACGATGAAAAGCTACCAGTGATGCACTTACAATATAAAGATTATTCTGAGTGGCAATTGGGAAAGGAGCAGCAACACCGGATGTCTGCTCATCGCGAATTTTGGGAAAAAGAATTCTCTGAAGGAACAAATGTGTTGGATTTACCCATGGATTATCCGAGGCCGACAGAGAAGAGTTATCAGGGAAACAATAAACCATTCAAACTTGACAGGGAAGAAACGGCCGCACTAAGGCTTTTGTGTGATGAATCCGGAGCCACACTATTTATGACCATATTGGCGATATTAAATGTGCTATTAAGCAGGTTAAGTACTCAAAAAGATATAACCATAGGTACACCGGTGGCAGGAAGATACAATGCAAACCTGGAAAGGATAATGGGTGTCTTTGTTAATATTTTGGCTATCCGCAATGAGGTGAAAGAAGACCTGGGTTTCGAAGATTTTTTATTAAATGTAAAAGAAAAGACATTGTCATGTTTTGAAAATCAATTGTATCCTTATGAAGAGTTGGTCAGTGTACTTCAACTTCCCCGGGACACCAGCCGCAATCCATTATTTGATGTAATGTTCACGTTACAAAATTTTGAGCAAAATGAACTTTCGATACCTGGCCTGAAACTTAAACCTCATTATTATGATCATAGTATCTCAAAATTTGACCTTTCATTAATTGCGATGGAATACGAAGGGGAGTTGCATCTGAATTTTGAATATTGCACTGCTTTGTTTAATTCCAAAACCATAGATAGCTTCATATCCTATTTCAAGCGGATTGTTGCTGCGGTTATAAAAGATGCTACTATAAAACTTTCCCAGGTGGATATTTTATCTTCAGATGAGCGGGATGAGTTATTGTATGGTTTGAATGATACTGAATCGGCTTATCCGTCATCTATGACGATAATGGAATTATTTGAAGATCAGGTGGAAAGAACACCTGGCAATATAGCAGTAAGGATCGGCCGGGATGTTCTTACCTATAAAGAACTGAAGGAGAAATCCGACAGGATTGCTTATTACCTTCAAAATTCAAAAGGGGTTAAAACGGGAGATCTGGTTGGATTACTTCTGGATCGGGAATCGGAATTATTGCCGAGTATATTTGGCATACTTAAGTCAGGAGCAGTTTATGTGCCGCTATCACCCGCTTATCCTTCGGCACGAATCAAGTCAATCATATCAGATTCAGGTTTAAAGGTTTTAATTAGCCGTGGCGAATATTTTGACAGATTATCAATTGAAATGGAAGCAGGGTTTTTAAACCTGGATTCTGAGTTGTCCATTATAAATGAAGAGGAATCGCCCAAGCTGAAAAATGGGGCAACTGGAAGTGACGTGGGCTATATAATTTATACCTCAGGTTCAACGGGTACCCCGAAAGGAGTGATGATCGAGCACCATTCGATTGTGAACCGTTTGCTTTGGATGCAAAAAGAGTACGAATTAACAGAGGATGATGTATTGTTACAAAAGACACCTTTGGTATTTGATGTATCGATATGGGAGTTGTTTTGGTGGTCATTTACAGGTGCAAGCGTTTGCCTGCTGGGTCCTGAAGAAGAGAAAGATGCAGAGAAGATCATATCATGCATAGAGGAAAACGGAGTTACGAGAGTGCATTTTGTACCGTCGATGTTAGGAGCGTTTATGGAAATGGAAGAACGGGAGAAAGTCCGGCGTTTGGGAACACTACAAACTGTTTTTGCAAGCGGGGAGGCGCTAAGCCCGGATCATGTAAACCGGTTCGGTAAAACAATGCATGGTATTTACGGTACGCGGCTGGTAAATTTATATGGGCCTACAGAAGCGACGGTGGACGTATCCTATCATGAGGTAGATTTCAGTCAAGCAAATGAAATCATACCGATAGGTAAACCGATAGATAATTTACGTCTTTACATAGTTGACGAACATATGCAACTGAAGCCGAAGGGCGTTGCAGGGGAATTGTGTATAGGTGGGGTTGGCCTTGCGCGGGGTTACTTAAATAATGCGGAACTTACGAATGCCAAATTTGTTAATGTTATTCATGCCAGCGCGGAGCGGGTGTATAAAACAGGCGACCTCGCCCGCTATCTTCCGGATGGAAGTATAGCGTTTTTAGGGCGGCTTGACGATCAGATCAAGATCAGGGGATATCGTATCGAACCCGGTGAGATCGAAACCCAAATTAGAACTCACAATGAAATTGAAACCGCTATTGTTCAATTGAAAGACATAAACGGAGAGCAATGCCTGGTTGCATACTATATATCAGCTACAGTATTAAAAAATTCTGATTTGAGGCATTATCTTTCTGCAAAGCTTCCGTACTATATGATACCGGCATATTTTGTACATATCAAATCCCTGCCACTCACAACAAATGGTAAGCTGGATCGCAAGGAGCTGCCTCCCGTAGTAAATAATTGGCAGGAAAGTGATCAAAAACCTTCAAATATAACTGAAGAACTGTTGGTAAATATTTGGTCTGAAGTATTGCAGATGGATAAAGAAACAATTGGTGTTGACAGGAACTTTTTTGAATTAGGAGGACATTCCCTAAAAGTTATACAAATTGTTGACCATATCAGGAAAGAATTTTCGGTCGCGCTAAAAATAGTTGACTTGTTTAGTAACCCAACCATTTTGCAGCAAGCCAAACTTATTGAAATGGAACAATGGCTCACAGAAGACAAAATAAACATTGTCAAAACAGAAAAAAACACGATCACTATTTGA
- the asnB gene encoding asparagine synthase (glutamine-hydrolyzing) codes for MCGICGFIKYSERISAEDKNTLRKMSEMLIHRGPDAQDNLFFDNVAFGFTRLSIIGLENGMQPIYNEDESLVLICNGEIFNYIELKKHLKSRGHSFRTESDVEVILHLYEEKGTGFLNDLNGQFAFALFDKKKKILFCARDQMGILPFFYTLINNTFVFGSEIKAILKHHSVQASVDVTGLDQIFTFPGLISPRTMFQNIHSLQNGHFLLVNNDGQITDTEYWDLPLVQDEAFIDKKSEARYLEELEYHFENAVKLRLRSDVPTGLYLSGGLDSALIAMKVDQLSDQSKKEGFSIAFPDSQISESVYQKIIAKSCHAELYQKTFHYSDISERLKQVIYHCECPIKETYNTASLHLSNAVRNNGLKVILSGEGADEFFAGYVGYRFDKMRAMSSIKNPVSQEEFDLRCKIWGDGDFFYENSFLESQQLRKSIYSDRITSDFTKIDCLNYQIINPLKISGRDIVAKRSYIDYKLRLVDHLISDHGDRMAMANSVEVRYPFLDKNLVVFSTRVPSDLKLNEFTEKYILRRMAEKTVPKEILAREKFGFVAPGSPYLLQNNIEYINDILSYDTIRRQGYFNADYVEKLKKQYSEPGFSINVPFETDLLIIVITFGIFLEEFIEKR; via the coding sequence ATGTGCGGTATTTGCGGATTTATAAAATATAGCGAAAGGATTTCAGCCGAAGATAAAAATACACTGCGCAAGATGAGTGAAATGCTTATTCATCGCGGTCCTGACGCACAAGATAATTTGTTTTTTGACAATGTAGCTTTTGGTTTTACAAGGCTTAGCATCATCGGCCTTGAAAATGGGATGCAACCGATATATAACGAGGATGAAAGTCTGGTGCTAATTTGTAACGGAGAAATATTTAACTACATAGAATTAAAAAAACATCTCAAATCTCGGGGACATTCATTCAGAACTGAGTCAGACGTTGAAGTAATCCTGCATTTATATGAAGAAAAGGGGACGGGATTTTTAAATGATTTGAACGGACAGTTTGCTTTTGCTCTTTTCGACAAGAAAAAGAAGATACTGTTTTGTGCAAGAGATCAGATGGGTATTCTGCCGTTCTTTTATACTTTAATTAACAATACTTTCGTATTCGGATCGGAAATAAAGGCAATATTGAAGCATCATTCCGTACAGGCAAGTGTAGATGTGACTGGGCTGGATCAAATTTTCACATTCCCAGGATTGATTAGTCCCCGCACTATGTTCCAGAACATCCACTCTCTGCAAAATGGTCATTTTCTGCTTGTTAATAATGATGGTCAAATTACCGATACCGAATATTGGGACCTGCCGCTGGTTCAGGACGAAGCATTTATAGATAAAAAAAGCGAAGCAAGGTATCTTGAGGAACTTGAATATCATTTCGAAAATGCGGTAAAGTTACGTTTAAGGTCGGATGTCCCTACTGGCCTGTATTTAAGTGGTGGTTTGGATTCAGCTTTGATAGCTATGAAAGTAGATCAGCTTTCTGATCAGAGTAAGAAAGAAGGATTTTCTATTGCATTTCCTGATTCACAGATATCTGAATCAGTTTATCAAAAAATAATTGCAAAAAGTTGTCACGCAGAACTTTATCAAAAAACTTTCCATTATAGTGACATCAGCGAGCGGCTAAAGCAAGTTATATACCACTGCGAATGTCCTATAAAGGAGACCTATAATACGGCTTCGTTACATCTTTCAAATGCAGTAAGAAATAACGGACTGAAGGTTATTTTATCCGGTGAGGGGGCAGATGAATTTTTTGCTGGCTACGTAGGGTACAGATTCGATAAGATGAGGGCGATGAGTTCGATCAAAAATCCCGTATCTCAGGAAGAATTTGATCTGAGGTGCAAAATATGGGGCGACGGTGATTTTTTTTACGAGAACAGCTTCCTCGAATCACAACAATTAAGAAAAAGCATATATTCTGATAGAATTACTTCTGATTTCACCAAGATAGATTGTCTCAATTATCAAATTATTAATCCTTTAAAAATCAGCGGAAGGGATATTGTAGCTAAAAGATCATATATCGATTATAAGTTGAGGCTTGTTGATCATTTAATCTCCGATCATGGAGATAGAATGGCGATGGCGAATTCCGTTGAAGTTAGATACCCTTTTCTTGACAAAAATCTGGTGGTGTTTTCTACCAGGGTACCTTCGGATCTGAAACTCAATGAATTTACTGAAAAGTACATTCTCCGGAGAATGGCGGAAAAAACTGTACCGAAAGAAATATTAGCCAGGGAAAAATTTGGCTTTGTCGCTCCGGGTAGTCCTTATTTATTGCAGAATAATATTGAATACATTAATGATATCTTATCCTATGATACAATTAGGAGGCAGGGCTATTTTAATGCAGACTATGTTGAAAAACTCAAAAAGCAATATAGTGAACCGGGCTTTTCAATTAACGTCCCTTTTGAGACAGATCTGTTAATCATCGTGATCACGTTTGGAATATTCCTGGAAGAGTTTATTGAAAAACGATAA